One Anomalospiza imberbis isolate Cuckoo-Finch-1a 21T00152 chromosome 37, ASM3175350v1, whole genome shotgun sequence DNA window includes the following coding sequences:
- the LOC137464128 gene encoding N-acetylmuramoyl-L-alanine amidase-like, with amino-acid sequence MMFPWLLLALSVCAHPGRGMSPAVSPVVTPRHMDSVLDILDTLESPARGGFPGTAVALGRKLGVCSTPGCRAVLGEPLGNPKRPPALTPGQWQLLTELLHHDPTTPELGAVLAPDGSTVALGPLLAGIEAGLRSGGFGRPLPTLDPPADPLLAVTIAEALGTSFLLAQGGDNNATALGPGGCWDNVENPQNYTLRGPPSPVPDPVAIGAMDGAILGAQLARGPLPVAELLRDYYGTGNGSEVGRPPSSYRRRDFGALVGQGRLEKEVAAVLGLLRTLSPTLELLRDMGTQEVAAVARRAAWEFSKRYVECPAIVPRCLWGARPYRGTPALLQPPLGSVFLHHTLEPSQPCRTFGACTRAMRNMQHFHQDTRGWDDIGYSFVVGSDGYLYEGRGWHWVGAHTKGYNTQGFGIGIIGDFTATLPDPDTLALVRDELLPCAVWSGHIRPDFTLRGHRQLGHTDCPGNALFQEIQSWPGFQGTPVALGLRVGGLVGLVGRGLGSSCD; translated from the exons ATGATGTTTCCATGGCTTCTTCTGGCACTGAGTGTCTGCGCCCACCCCGGCAGAG gcatgtccccagctgtgtccccagtTGTCACCCCACGCCACATGGACTCGGTTCTTGACATCCTGGACACCCTCGAGTCCCCGGCCCGGGGCGGCTTCCCCGGCACCGCCGTGGCCTTAGGGAGGAAGCTGGGTGTCTGCAGCACCCCGGGGTGCCGGGCAGTGCTGGGCGAGCCCCTCGGGAACCCCAAACGCCCCCCGGCTCTCACCCCAGGCCAGTGGCAGCTCCTGACCGAGCTCCTCCACCACGACCCAACAACACCGGAGCTAGGGGCGGTGCTGGCCCCCGACGGCTCCACAGTGGCCCTCGGTCCCCTCCTGGCCGGCATCGAGGCGGGGCTGAGATCTGGCGGGTTTGGGCGACCCCTCCCCACCCTTGACCCGCCAGCCGACCCCCTCTTGGCTGTCACCATCGCCGAAGCTTTGGGGACATCCTTCCTGCTGGCGCAGGGGGGTGACAACAACGCCACCGCACTGGGACCTGGCGGCTGCTGGGACAACGTGGAGAACCCCCAGAATTACACCCTGAGGGGTCCCCCGTCCCCTGTCCCCGACCCTGTGGCCATTGGGGCCATGGATGGGGCGATCCTGGGGGCGCAGCTGGCCCGGGGACCCCTCCCGGTGGCCGAACTGCTTCGGGACTACTACGGGACTGGGAATGGCTCAGAAGTGGGGAGACCCCCCAGCAGTTACCGGCgccgggattttggggcactgGTGGGACAGGGACGACTGGAGAAGGAGGTGGCAGCAGTTTTGGGGCTGCTGAGGACGCTGTCACCCACCTTGGAGCTCctgagggacatggggacacaggaggTGGCAGCCGTGGCTCGTAGGGCGGCGTGGGAGTTCAGCAAGCGCTATGTAG AGTGCCCGGCCATTGTGCCGCGCTGTCTGTGGGGTGCCCGTCCCTACCGGggcaccccagccctgctgcagcccccacTGGGCTCGGTGTTCCTGCACCACACCCTGGAGCCATCGCAGCCCTGCCGGACCTTTGGTGCCTGCACCCGCGCCATGAGGAACATGCAGCACTTCCACCAGGACACCCGTGGCTGGGATGATATCGGCTACAG CTTTGTGGTGGGCTCGGATGGGTACCTCTACGAGGGCCGGGGATGGCACTGGGTGGGTGCCCACACCAAGGGCTACAACACCCAAGGCTTTGGCATTGGCATCATCGGGGACTTCACGGCCACCCTGCCGGACCCCGACACGCTGGCCCTAGTGCGGGACGAGCTCCTGCCCTGCGCTGTCTGGTCTGGACACATACGGCCGGACTTCACCCTCCGTGGCCACCGCCAGCTCGGCCACACCGACTGCCCCGGCAATGCCCTCTTCCAGGAGATCCAGAGCTGGCCCGGCTTCCAGGGGACACCGGTGGCACTGGGGCTCAGGGTAGGTGGCCTGGTGGGATTGGTGGGAAGGGGTTTAGGGTCATCTTGTGACTGA